The following are encoded together in the Streptomyces flavofungini genome:
- a CDS encoding NADH-quinone oxidoreductase subunit M yields MSFPLLTATAALPAVGAIATAAVPAARRTAAKWLALLFSLATLALAVVVAVRFDPDGDRYQLTESRAWISDFGVRYELGVDGIGVALIALTALLIPFIILAGWHDADPLETKSSRWRPTQGFFALILAVEAMVIISFEATDVFLFYIFFEAMLIPMYFLIGGFGDRAHAGSDENASAQRSYAAVKFLLYNLVGGLIMLAAVIGLYVVAGNFSLQEIAEARANGSLDMATNTERLLFLGFFFAFAVKAPLWPLHTWLPNAMGEATAPVAVLITAVVDKVGTFAMLRFCLQLFPEASKWATPAILVLALISIIYGALLAVGQRDIKRLVAYASISHFGFIILGIFAMTSQGQSGATLYMVNHGLSTAALMLVAGFLISRRGSRLIADYGGVQKVAPVLAGTFLIGGLATLSLPGLAPFVSEFLVLVGTFARYPAVGIIATFGIVLAALYTLVLYQRTMTGPVKPEVASMPDLKVRELAVVAPLIALLIVLGVYPKPVTELVNPAVKHTMSDVQKKDPEPEVEAAK; encoded by the coding sequence ATGTCGTTTCCTCTGCTGACAGCGACGGCCGCGCTCCCCGCGGTCGGGGCGATCGCCACGGCGGCCGTCCCGGCCGCCCGGCGGACCGCCGCCAAGTGGCTCGCGCTGCTCTTCTCGCTGGCCACACTCGCCCTGGCCGTCGTCGTCGCCGTCCGGTTCGACCCGGACGGCGACCGCTACCAACTGACCGAGTCGCGCGCCTGGATCAGTGACTTCGGGGTGCGCTACGAACTGGGCGTCGACGGCATCGGCGTCGCCCTGATCGCGCTCACCGCCCTGTTGATCCCCTTCATCATCCTGGCGGGCTGGCACGACGCCGATCCTCTGGAGACGAAGTCGTCGCGCTGGCGGCCGACTCAGGGCTTCTTCGCCCTGATCCTGGCCGTCGAGGCGATGGTGATCATCTCCTTCGAGGCCACCGACGTCTTCCTCTTCTACATCTTCTTCGAAGCCATGCTCATCCCGATGTACTTCCTCATCGGCGGCTTCGGAGACCGCGCCCACGCGGGCAGCGACGAGAACGCCTCGGCGCAGCGCTCGTACGCGGCCGTGAAGTTCCTGCTCTACAACCTGGTCGGCGGCCTCATCATGCTGGCCGCCGTGATCGGGCTCTACGTGGTCGCCGGGAACTTCTCGCTCCAGGAGATCGCCGAAGCGCGGGCCAACGGTTCGCTGGACATGGCGACCAACACCGAGCGGCTGCTGTTCCTCGGCTTCTTCTTCGCCTTCGCGGTGAAGGCCCCGCTGTGGCCGCTGCACACCTGGCTGCCGAACGCGATGGGCGAGGCCACGGCCCCGGTCGCCGTGCTGATCACGGCGGTGGTCGACAAGGTCGGCACGTTCGCGATGCTGCGCTTCTGCCTCCAGCTGTTCCCGGAGGCGAGCAAGTGGGCGACCCCGGCGATCCTGGTGCTCGCACTGATCAGCATCATCTACGGAGCACTGCTCGCCGTCGGCCAGCGCGACATCAAGCGCCTGGTGGCGTACGCGTCGATCTCGCACTTCGGGTTCATCATCCTCGGCATCTTCGCGATGACGTCCCAGGGACAGTCCGGCGCGACGCTCTACATGGTCAACCACGGCCTCTCCACGGCCGCCCTGATGCTGGTCGCCGGGTTCCTGATCTCGCGCCGCGGCTCGCGTCTGATCGCGGACTACGGAGGAGTGCAGAAGGTCGCGCCGGTGCTCGCGGGCACCTTCCTGATCGGCGGTCTGGCCACGCTGTCGCTGCCGGGGCTCGCGCCGTTCGTGAGTGAGTTCCTGGTCCTGGTGGGCACGTTCGCGCGCTATCCGGCGGTCGGGATCATCGCCACCTTCGGCATCGTCCTCGCCGCGCTCTACACGCTCGTGCTCTACCAGCGGACGATGACGGGCCCGGTGAAGCCGGAGGTCGCGTCGATGCCCGACCTGAAGGTGCGCGAACTGGCCGTGGTGGCCCCGCTGATCGCCCTCCTGATCGTCCTCGGCGTCTACCCGAAGCCGGTCACCGAGCTGGTGAACCCGGCGGTCAAGCACACCATGTCCGACGTCCAGAAGAAGGACCCCGAGCCCGAGGTGGAGGCCGCCAAGTGA
- the nuoN gene encoding NADH-quinone oxidoreductase subunit NuoN codes for MSATAVHSLWTTAAEPLDKIDAPKIEYGQLAPTLIVIGAGVIGVLIEAFVPRKSRYYAQLFVSVVALAAAFAAVVALAAGGYGTTKARIAAMGAIAVDGPALFLQGTILLAGLVAIFTFAERRLDPAAHGNRVDSFVAQAGAVPGSAGEQAATKAGFATTEVFPLALFAIGGMLVFPSANDLLTFFIALEVFSLPLYLLCALARRKRLMSQEAAVKYFLLGAFASAFTLFGIALIYGYAGSVSYGTIAKVVDGTITTVDPALAGTMGNDALLLIGSAMIVMGLLFKVGAVPFHMWTPDVYQGAPTPVTGFMAAATKVAAFGALLRLLYVVLPGLRWDWRPVMYGVAVITMLGGAIVAITQTDIKRLLAYSSIAHAGFILAGVIATTKDGVSSVLFYLGAYSFVTIGAFAVVTLVRDAGGEATHLSKWAGLGRRSPLVAAVFAVFLLAFAGIPLTSGFSGKFAVFKAAAEGGAGALVVVGVISSAIAAFFYIRVIVLMFFSEPKTDGPTVAVPSPLTMTAIGLGVAVTLVLGVAPQYFLDLANQAGVFVR; via the coding sequence GTGAGTGCGACAGCCGTCCACAGCCTGTGGACAACGGCGGCCGAGCCGCTCGACAAGATCGACGCGCCGAAGATCGAGTACGGCCAGCTGGCACCGACCCTGATCGTCATCGGTGCCGGCGTCATCGGAGTGCTCATCGAAGCCTTCGTGCCGCGCAAGTCCCGTTACTACGCCCAGCTGTTCGTCTCCGTCGTCGCCCTCGCCGCCGCCTTCGCCGCGGTCGTCGCCCTCGCGGCCGGGGGCTACGGCACCACGAAGGCGCGCATCGCGGCGATGGGCGCCATCGCCGTCGACGGTCCCGCGCTCTTCCTCCAGGGCACCATTCTCCTCGCCGGTCTGGTCGCGATCTTCACCTTCGCGGAGCGCAGGCTCGACCCGGCGGCACACGGCAACCGCGTCGACTCCTTCGTGGCGCAGGCCGGAGCCGTGCCCGGCAGCGCGGGCGAACAGGCCGCCACCAAAGCCGGGTTCGCCACCACCGAGGTGTTCCCGCTGGCGCTGTTCGCCATCGGCGGCATGCTGGTCTTCCCGTCGGCGAACGACCTGCTGACGTTCTTCATCGCCCTGGAAGTCTTCTCGCTGCCGCTCTACCTGCTGTGCGCCCTGGCGCGCCGCAAGCGGCTCATGTCGCAGGAAGCGGCCGTGAAGTACTTCCTCCTCGGCGCCTTCGCCTCCGCGTTCACGCTGTTCGGCATCGCGCTGATCTACGGCTACGCGGGCTCGGTGTCGTACGGCACCATCGCCAAGGTCGTCGACGGCACGATCACCACGGTCGACCCCGCCCTCGCGGGCACCATGGGCAACGACGCGCTGCTCCTCATCGGCTCCGCGATGATCGTCATGGGCCTGCTCTTCAAGGTCGGCGCGGTGCCGTTCCACATGTGGACGCCCGACGTCTACCAGGGCGCGCCGACGCCGGTGACGGGCTTCATGGCGGCGGCGACGAAGGTGGCCGCGTTCGGCGCGCTCCTGCGGCTGCTGTACGTCGTGCTCCCGGGGCTGCGCTGGGACTGGCGGCCGGTGATGTACGGCGTCGCCGTGATCACGATGCTGGGCGGCGCGATCGTCGCGATCACCCAGACCGACATCAAGCGGCTCCTCGCGTACTCCTCGATCGCGCACGCGGGCTTCATCCTCGCGGGTGTCATCGCGACCACAAAGGACGGCGTCTCGTCGGTGCTGTTCTACCTGGGCGCGTACTCCTTCGTGACGATCGGCGCGTTCGCGGTGGTCACGCTGGTGCGGGACGCGGGCGGCGAGGCGACACACCTGTCGAAGTGGGCGGGGCTCGGGCGCCGCTCACCGCTGGTCGCCGCGGTGTTCGCCGTCTTCCTGCTCGCCTTCGCGGGCATCCCGCTGACCTCAGGGTTCTCCGGGAAGTTCGCGGTGTTCAAGGCGGCGGCCGAGGGCGGCGCGGGCGCGCTGGTCGTGGTCGGTGTGATCTCGTCCGCGATCGCCGCGTTCTTCTACATCCGCGTGATCGTCCTGATGTTCTTCAGCGAGCCGAAGACGGACGGCCCGACGGTCGCCGTGCCGTCGCCGCTGACCATGACGGCGATCGGGCTCGGCGTCGCGGTGACGCTCGTGCTCGGTGTGGCTCCGCAGTACTTCCTCGATCTGGCCAACCAGGCGGGAGTCTTCGTCCGGTAG